In a genomic window of Paraburkholderia phenazinium:
- a CDS encoding BON domain-containing protein, whose amino-acid sequence MKTVGILSALCLTVAVAMPVAAYAQASDAMAGMDNGSMPSGKKAASKADRALARAVRRALTKAQGFNVSNVYVRARSGAVTLSGTVDTGDQIAQAEQVAHTVSGVTSVSNKLTLFHGGNG is encoded by the coding sequence GTGAAGACAGTCGGAATCTTGAGCGCGTTATGTCTGACAGTAGCCGTTGCCATGCCGGTGGCCGCTTATGCGCAGGCAAGCGATGCGATGGCCGGAATGGACAACGGTTCCATGCCGAGTGGTAAAAAGGCCGCCTCCAAGGCCGACCGTGCGCTTGCGCGGGCCGTGCGCCGCGCGCTGACGAAAGCCCAGGGCTTTAATGTCTCGAACGTGTATGTGCGAGCGCGCAGCGGGGCGGTGACCCTGTCCGGCACCGTCGATACCGGCGATCAGATCGCGCAGGCAGAGCAGGTTGCGCATACGGTGTCAGGGGTGACGTCGGTTTCGAACAAGCTCACGCTGTTTCATGGTGGGAATGGGTAG